One genomic window of Parabacteroides pacaensis includes the following:
- a CDS encoding FHA domain-containing protein: MEVLIGKEGNQPFKITDPYVSRKHAILRTLPDGNYQLEDLGSTGGTYILDNNNNKIRQIIKATVTPETKVLLGTQYILEIKSLLSYFHKKEQEEQEKKREEQRKLKEEKELIANFAKLQNVYENYITEKINLQKSIAVKNFYRSLPTVISTLLFGLTMVLGENAFIASVRPFIGLLMVVFIGITTLQVYKGQKEQPEKMEQINKQFMIDYVCPKCGSFLGFIPFESLVKKKQCPSCKCKWI; this comes from the coding sequence ATGGAAGTGCTAATAGGTAAGGAAGGAAACCAACCTTTCAAGATTACAGATCCCTACGTAAGTAGAAAACACGCTATACTAAGGACACTGCCTGACGGGAATTATCAACTGGAAGATTTGGGCTCTACCGGGGGAACTTATATCCTGGACAATAATAACAATAAAATAAGGCAAATAATAAAAGCCACCGTAACGCCGGAGACTAAAGTATTATTAGGGACCCAGTATATTCTGGAAATTAAATCATTACTATCCTATTTCCATAAGAAAGAGCAAGAGGAACAAGAAAAAAAGCGAGAAGAACAGAGAAAATTAAAAGAAGAAAAGGAACTCATAGCTAACTTTGCGAAATTGCAAAATGTCTATGAGAATTATATCACGGAAAAAATAAATCTTCAAAAAAGCATCGCGGTAAAAAACTTTTACCGTTCGTTGCCTACCGTCATCTCTACCTTGCTTTTTGGCTTAACCATGGTGCTGGGAGAAAATGCGTTTATAGCTTCCGTGCGTCCCTTTATAGGATTGTTGATGGTTGTATTTATTGGAATAACTACCCTACAGGTATATAAAGGCCAAAAAGAACAACCGGAAAAAATGGAACAAATAAACAAACAATTTATGATAGATTATGTGTGCCCGAAATGTGGCAGTTTCTTAGGCTTTATCCCTTTTGAATCGTTAGTAAAGAAAAAACAATGCCCCAGTTGTAAATGTAAATGGATATGA
- a CDS encoding caspase family protein: MKNYKLIGCILAFLLFAVVVKAQQMYVVVAGIADYKNINDLTLPVKDAKAITSLFEYHTKHVILLTGKYATKTKLISTLRSQFKHAKENDMVVFAFSGHGYPGGICPYDMTSNEDSGLSYKEIQQVFKETKAKKKIIYADACFSGGLRENAPSSHEPDLYKEQVLLFLSSRSGETSIESPFMANGYFTSFLIRGLRGGADSNKDKKITARELFEFVSAGVKEKSKNQQHPVMWGKFDGNMILMDWNKK; encoded by the coding sequence ATGAAAAATTACAAACTCATAGGATGCATACTGGCTTTTTTATTGTTTGCGGTTGTTGTAAAGGCCCAACAAATGTATGTAGTGGTAGCAGGAATTGCGGATTATAAAAACATCAACGACCTGACACTGCCTGTAAAAGACGCAAAAGCGATCACGTCTCTTTTTGAGTACCATACGAAACATGTGATTTTATTAACCGGAAAATATGCCACGAAAACGAAGTTAATCTCTACTTTACGTTCCCAATTCAAGCATGCTAAAGAAAACGACATGGTTGTTTTTGCTTTTAGCGGACATGGGTACCCGGGTGGTATTTGTCCGTATGATATGACGTCAAATGAGGATAGCGGATTATCTTATAAAGAAATCCAGCAAGTGTTTAAAGAGACAAAAGCAAAGAAAAAAATAATCTATGCGGATGCTTGTTTTTCCGGTGGATTAAGAGAAAATGCACCAAGTTCCCACGAGCCGGATCTTTATAAGGAACAGGTATTGTTGTTCTTGTCGTCCCGTTCGGGAGAAACTTCTATCGAGTCTCCTTTTATGGCGAACGGATACTTCACTTCTTTTTTAATCCGAGGATTACGCGGCGGAGCTGATAGTAATAAAGACAAGAAAATTACAGCCCGGGAACTATTTGAGTTTGTAAGTGCAGGCGTAAAAGAAAAAAGTAAAAACCAACAGCATCCCGTAATGTGGGGCAAGTTTGATGGCAATATGATATTAATGGATTGGAACAAAAAATAA
- a CDS encoding LytTR family DNA-binding domain-containing protein, with protein sequence MLSLIFNTRDEQTKVELTKVVYFEADGNYTRVTFLNGYKIAVSAGLSKIEHLLEEQLKEQAQQFIRIGRQYIVNRAFIFQINVLKQKLLLSNMESLPVFSLSVSKEALKNLKALQIKK encoded by the coding sequence ATGTTAAGTTTAATATTTAATACCAGAGATGAGCAAACAAAAGTAGAACTTACTAAAGTAGTCTATTTCGAAGCAGACGGTAATTATACACGTGTTACCTTTTTAAATGGTTATAAAATAGCCGTTTCAGCAGGTCTATCCAAAATAGAACATTTGCTGGAAGAACAATTGAAAGAACAAGCTCAGCAATTTATCCGTATCGGAAGGCAATACATCGTAAACAGAGCCTTTATTTTTCAGATAAATGTATTAAAACAAAAACTTTTATTATCTAATATGGAGAGCCTTCCGGTATTCTCACTATCCGTATCAAAAGAAGCATTGAAAAATTTAAAAGCATTACAAATAAAGAAATAA
- a CDS encoding Fic family protein — protein MKAIYIWQQKDWPDFTWEDSKISYKLGKVRGLQGKLVGKMSMLGFDRKNNAMLDTLTAEITKSSEIEGEILNSDQVRSSIARHLGIEIEGLPVADRYVDGVVQLMIDATQNYMQPLTEERLFNWHAALFPTGRSGVYKITVADWRKGVELMQVVSGVMGKEKIHYQPPDSDNVTCQMKLFLDWANGDQKIDPVLKAAIAHLWLVSIHPFDDGNGRIARTITDLFLARADEMPHRFYSMSAEIRKRRKSYYEILEKSQKGSLDITDWLEWFLDCLEDALNDAEKSIGTVLQKAAFWEKHRLVPMNERQIKMVNLLWDGFEGKLTSSKWGKITKCSADTALRDIQDLIAKGVLRKTDEGGRSTSYELDLSYSPQNMR, from the coding sequence ATGAAGGCAATTTATATCTGGCAACAAAAAGATTGGCCTGATTTTACTTGGGAGGATTCAAAAATCTCTTACAAGCTGGGTAAGGTTCGGGGATTACAGGGTAAACTTGTAGGTAAAATGAGTATGCTTGGTTTCGATCGGAAAAATAATGCCATGCTTGATACGTTGACGGCTGAAATTACTAAATCTTCTGAAATAGAAGGAGAAATATTGAATAGTGATCAGGTCCGTTCTTCTATAGCACGTCATTTAGGAATAGAGATAGAAGGACTGCCGGTAGCGGATCGTTATGTGGACGGGGTAGTTCAATTGATGATAGATGCTACTCAAAACTATATGCAACCATTAACGGAGGAACGTCTCTTTAATTGGCATGCTGCTTTATTTCCGACGGGCAGAAGTGGTGTATATAAAATAACGGTTGCAGATTGGCGAAAAGGAGTAGAACTTATGCAAGTAGTATCCGGTGTAATGGGGAAAGAGAAAATACATTATCAACCACCTGATTCGGATAATGTAACTTGCCAAATGAAGCTGTTTTTGGATTGGGCGAATGGGGATCAAAAGATCGATCCTGTCTTGAAGGCTGCTATTGCCCATTTATGGCTTGTTTCTATTCATCCGTTTGATGACGGCAACGGTCGTATTGCTCGTACTATAACAGATTTATTTTTAGCCCGTGCAGATGAGATGCCACATCGTTTTTATAGTATGTCTGCTGAAATACGAAAACGGCGTAAGAGTTATTATGAGATATTGGAGAAGAGTCAAAAAGGAAGTTTGGATATAACAGACTGGCTCGAGTGGTTTCTCGATTGCTTGGAAGATGCACTAAATGATGCGGAGAAATCGATCGGTACCGTTTTGCAGAAAGCGGCTTTCTGGGAGAAACATCGGTTAGTTCCTATGAATGAACGGCAGATAAAAATGGTAAATTTGCTTTGGGATGGCTTCGAAGGGAAGTTAACTTCTTCAAAATGGGGGAAAATTACGAAATGTTCTGCAGATACAGCTTTGCGTGATATACAAGATTTAATCGCTAAAGGGGTGTTACGTAAAACAGATGAAGGAGGGCGGAGCACTAGCTATGAGCTGGATTTATCTTATTCCCCGCAAAATATGCGTTGA